In the genome of Streptomyces fagopyri, the window GAGCCCACCCCCTACGACGACCGTGCCGCCGAGGTCGTACGGGAGCCGATCGGCACCGCCCTGCCCGCACTGCCGCGCCGGCTCCGCGAGACCGGTCCCTGGAACGGCGCCCGCCCCGCCCGAGCCGAACGGCGGCCCGGCGGCGGGAACTTGCCGCTCGCCGCACAACACCGGCCCGTACCGGCAGGGCGACTGCCCCCACGCCCCTGGGCGTGGGCGCAACGGGCGGGACCCGTCGGTGACGCGTCCCGCCGGCCGGGTCAGAAGAGGGCGGAGCCCCGCTCGAAGTCCAGGAGGCGGCGCTTGCGGTCCAGGCCGCCGCCGTAGCCCGTGAGACTTCCGTCGGCGCCGACCACGCGATGGCAGGGCACGATGATGCCGACGGGATTCCTGCCGTTGGCGAGGCCCACCGCGCGGGAGGCCTTGGGGTTGCCGAGGGCGTCGGCGAGTTCACCGTACGAGCGGATCTCGCCGTAGGGGATGCGGACCAGTTGGTCCCAGACACTGCGCTGGAAGGGCGTGCCGGCCAGGCGCATCGGCAGGTCGAACTCCTTGAGGCCGCCCGCGAAATAGGCCGCCAGCTGACGCTTCGGCTCGGCCAGCAGGCTGTCGTCCCGCTCGCCGAAGTCCTCCTGGGGCGGGCGGTGCCGCTGGCCGACCATGTAGAGGCCGCACAGGAGGCCGTCGTCGGCGACAAGGGTGAGGGGGCCGTAGGGGCTGTCGGTGATCGTGTGTCGTTTCACTGCGTGTCCTCGGTGCGGGCCCGTGACGGGCTCAAAGGGGAAGGAAGTTGATCGGGTGGCTGTCCGTCGCCCACAGGTAC includes:
- a CDS encoding methylated-DNA--[protein]-cysteine S-methyltransferase; amino-acid sequence: MKRHTITDSPYGPLTLVADDGLLCGLYMVGQRHRPPQEDFGERDDSLLAEPKRQLAAYFAGGLKEFDLPMRLAGTPFQRSVWDQLVRIPYGEIRSYGELADALGNPKASRAVGLANGRNPVGIIVPCHRVVGADGSLTGYGGGLDRKRRLLDFERGSALF